A section of the Pseudomonas tritici genome encodes:
- a CDS encoding cob(I)yrinic acid a,c-diamide adenosyltransferase, protein MGFRLSKIYTRTGDKGETGLGDGRRVPKDHPRIEAIGEVDSLNSQLGLLLAYLEGLGGQHPGLQDVIEVLSPCQHRLFDLGGELAMPEYKALNAAEVDRLEAAIDRWNEDVGPLENFILPGGSALIAQAHVCRSLARSAERRCQHLNAVEPLEGVGLAYINRLSDLLFVAARVIAKRQGVAEVLWQAAAKPH, encoded by the coding sequence ATGGGCTTTCGCCTGTCGAAGATCTACACCCGTACCGGCGACAAAGGCGAAACCGGCCTCGGCGACGGCCGCCGCGTCCCCAAGGACCACCCGCGCATAGAGGCGATTGGCGAAGTCGACTCGCTCAACAGTCAGCTCGGGTTGCTGTTGGCCTATCTCGAAGGACTGGGCGGCCAGCATCCGGGCCTGCAAGACGTGATCGAGGTGCTGAGCCCTTGCCAGCATCGGTTGTTCGATCTGGGGGGCGAGTTGGCGATGCCGGAGTACAAGGCGTTGAATGCAGCGGAAGTGGACCGGCTGGAAGCTGCGATTGATCGCTGGAATGAGGACGTGGGGCCGCTGGAGAACTTCATCCTGCCCGGTGGCTCAGCGCTGATCGCCCAGGCCCATGTATGCCGCAGCCTGGCGCGCAGTGCGGAGCGGCGGTGTCAGCACTTGAATGCGGTAGAGCCGTTGGAAGGGGTTGGGTTGGCGTATATCAATCGGCTATCGGATTTGTTGTTTGTGGCGGCGCGGGTGATTGCCAAGCGTCAGGGTGTTGCTGAGGTGTTGTGGCAGGCCGCGGCCAAGCCTCATTAA